Proteins from a genomic interval of Alphaproteobacteria bacterium:
- a CDS encoding LacI family DNA-binding transcriptional regulator → MKRQIATIRDVAEAAGVSIATVSAVLNQSARVSPAREARVRRAVAELGYAPQRSARSLRQGKTMMLSLIVPDIANPFFGTIGRIVEREADQRGYALLLNNSGEDEVKERRYLGHARAQDVDGLILSITGPHETYTQDWREHIGVPTVLVDRDIPGLDLECVTTDNRLAAELAVRHLLSLGHRRIGAVLGPDHLSPSLERSAGFEAALNGSDAERDPELFRKADFHSPDAYRKCQALLALPKRPTAIFVANNLMAIGALRAIAEAGLRVPDDLSVVTIDDFEWANAFYPRLTTVSQPLEAIGRRAVERLMPLLRGEGPTAPRRELLEPELIVRDSCAPPARRRRR, encoded by the coding sequence TTGAAGCGACAGATCGCCACCATCCGCGACGTGGCCGAGGCGGCCGGCGTGTCGATCGCGACGGTTTCGGCCGTGCTGAACCAGAGCGCCCGGGTCAGCCCGGCGCGCGAGGCCCGCGTGCGCCGCGCGGTGGCGGAGCTGGGCTATGCGCCGCAGCGGTCCGCCCGCAGCCTGCGTCAGGGCAAGACCATGATGCTGTCGCTGATCGTGCCCGACATCGCCAACCCGTTCTTCGGCACGATCGGCCGGATCGTCGAGCGCGAGGCCGACCAGCGCGGCTATGCGCTGCTGCTGAACAATTCCGGCGAGGACGAGGTCAAGGAGCGGCGCTACCTCGGCCATGCCCGCGCGCAGGACGTCGACGGCCTGATCCTGTCGATCACCGGCCCGCACGAGACCTATACCCAGGACTGGCGCGAGCATATCGGCGTGCCGACCGTGCTGGTCGACCGCGACATCCCCGGGCTGGACCTGGAATGCGTGACCACCGACAACCGGCTGGCGGCCGAACTGGCGGTGCGGCACCTGCTGAGCCTGGGCCACCGCCGGATCGGCGCCGTGCTGGGGCCCGACCATCTGTCGCCGTCGCTGGAACGGTCGGCCGGATTCGAGGCCGCGCTGAACGGCAGCGACGCCGAGCGCGACCCCGAGCTGTTCCGCAAGGCGGACTTCCACAGCCCGGATGCCTACCGCAAGTGCCAGGCGCTGCTGGCGCTGCCGAAGCGCCCGACCGCGATCTTCGTCGCCAACAACCTGATGGCGATCGGCGCGCTGCGCGCCATCGCCGAGGCCGGCCTCAGGGTGCCGGACGACCTGTCGGTGGTGACGATCGACGATTTCGAGTGGGCCAACGCCTTCTATCCGCGCCTGACCACCGTCTCGCAGCCGCTGGAAGCAATCGGCCGCCGCGCGGTCGAGCGGCTGATGCCGCTGCTGCGCGGCGAGGGGCCGACCGCGCCGCGGCGCGAGCTGCTGGAGCCGGAGCTGATCGTGCGCGACAGCTGCGCGCCGCCGGCCCGGCGCAGGCGGCGCTGA
- a CDS encoding zinc-binding alcohol dehydrogenase, producing the protein MRAPFQVGDFPFPVAYGYATVGVVTAGPAQRVGQTVFSLSPHQTVNRLPAEAAVPLPDGLPPRRAVLAANTETALNTVWDAGIGPGDRVAVVGGGILGLLVAAIAAAIPAVALTVVDIDAGRAAPAAALGAAFALPDAAPRDCDVVIHASATAAGLATALALAGFEATVVEASWYGADAPAVPLGGAFHSQRLTIRSSQVGHVPPARRARWSRRRRLETALGLLCDPRFDTLITGEVAFADLPAALPAILDARAPGLATVVRYG; encoded by the coding sequence ATGCGCGCACCCTTCCAGGTGGGCGACTTCCCCTTTCCCGTCGCCTATGGCTACGCCACCGTCGGCGTGGTCACTGCCGGCCCGGCGCAGCGGGTCGGCCAGACCGTGTTCTCACTCAGCCCGCACCAGACCGTGAACAGGCTGCCGGCCGAGGCGGCGGTGCCGCTGCCCGACGGCCTGCCGCCGCGCCGCGCCGTGCTGGCCGCCAACACCGAGACCGCACTGAACACGGTGTGGGACGCCGGCATCGGCCCCGGCGACCGCGTCGCGGTGGTCGGCGGCGGCATCCTGGGTCTGCTGGTCGCCGCCATCGCCGCCGCGATCCCGGCGGTGGCACTGACCGTGGTCGACATCGACGCCGGCCGGGCGGCGCCCGCCGCGGCGCTCGGCGCGGCCTTCGCGCTGCCGGATGCCGCCCCGCGCGACTGCGACGTGGTGATCCACGCCAGCGCCACCGCCGCCGGGCTGGCCACCGCGCTTGCGCTCGCCGGCTTCGAGGCGACGGTGGTCGAAGCCAGCTGGTACGGCGCCGATGCGCCGGCCGTGCCGCTGGGCGGGGCGTTCCACAGCCAGCGGCTGACCATCCGGTCCAGCCAGGTCGGCCACGTGCCGCCGGCGCGACGGGCGCGCTGGAGCCGGCGGCGGCGCCTGGAAACGGCGCTCGGCCTGCTGTGCGACCCGCGCTTCGACACGCTGATCACCGGCGAGGTCGCCTTCGCCGATCTGCCCGCCGCGCTGCCGGCGATCCTGGACGCGCGCGCGCCGGGACTCGCCACGGTGGTCCGCTACGGCTGA
- a CDS encoding 6-carboxytetrahydropterin synthase, whose amino-acid sequence MFTVSVRDHIMIAHSLPQPFFGPAQNLHGATFVVDVEFQAARLNQYNVVVDIGRAHEVLKETLQPLGYANLDTVPGLEGVLTTTEFLCKHIFDKVAEAARAGRLGDGGDALAGLRVTLHESHVAKASYEGGL is encoded by the coding sequence ATGTTCACCGTTTCGGTGCGCGACCACATCATGATCGCCCATTCGCTGCCGCAGCCCTTCTTCGGGCCGGCGCAGAATCTGCACGGCGCCACCTTCGTGGTCGACGTGGAGTTCCAGGCCGCGCGGCTGAACCAGTACAACGTTGTGGTCGACATCGGTCGCGCCCACGAGGTGCTGAAGGAGACGCTGCAGCCGCTGGGCTATGCCAACCTCGATACCGTGCCCGGGCTGGAGGGCGTGCTGACCACCACCGAGTTCCTGTGCAAGCACATCTTCGACAAGGTCGCCGAGGCCGCCCGCGCCGGCCGGCTGGGCGACGGCGGCGATGCGCTGGCCGGCCTGCGGGTGACCCTGCACGAAAGCCACGTGGCGAAGGCGAGCTACGAAGGCGGGCTTTGA
- a CDS encoding glycosyltransferase family 4 protein yields the protein MTAARGPHPFLIPGDLDSPTGGYAYARALIAHGPAAGLALEPVMLPGDFPFPSAESLARTAAILAGLPADRAALVDGLAFGALPDAVLTAAKAPLVVLLHHPLGLETGLGPAVAERLLEAEARALTHASAVLVPSAHVAATLTARLGVTAADITVAPPGTMALAPAPRGNRPPVILATGTVTPRKGHAVLVEALAGLAQMPWTARFVGSLDRDPACAARLRSQIAAAGLAGRIALTGAVDDDALHRHYAQADLFVLASHYEGYGMVFAEALAAGLPVVAAAGGAVPDLVPADAGILVAPGDASALRDAVAALLADPALAERLAAAARRAGARLPRWPDTAGIVRAVLERGRATGSAPTGWRCANPPTCAPATSASPAWCATRSPNESASRSATSAPAPARRYARWPTCCRSARTGYCSTTTRRCWRRRRGACRPGPTGRTPTARRCGWPGESVSCG from the coding sequence TTGACCGCCGCGCGCGGCCCGCACCCGTTCCTGATTCCCGGCGATCTCGACAGCCCGACCGGCGGCTATGCCTATGCCCGGGCGCTGATCGCGCACGGGCCGGCGGCCGGGCTGGCGCTGGAGCCGGTGATGCTGCCCGGCGACTTCCCGTTCCCGTCGGCGGAAAGCCTGGCGCGGACGGCGGCGATCCTGGCCGGCCTGCCGGCCGACCGCGCCGCCCTGGTCGACGGGCTGGCGTTCGGTGCGCTGCCGGACGCGGTGCTGACGGCGGCCAAGGCGCCGCTGGTGGTGCTGCTGCACCACCCGCTGGGCCTGGAGACCGGGCTCGGCCCGGCCGTCGCCGAACGCCTGCTCGAGGCGGAGGCGCGGGCGCTGACCCATGCCAGCGCCGTGCTGGTGCCCAGCGCCCACGTCGCCGCCACCCTGACCGCGCGGCTGGGCGTGACCGCGGCGGACATCACGGTGGCGCCGCCGGGCACGATGGCATTGGCGCCGGCGCCGCGCGGCAACCGCCCGCCGGTGATCCTTGCCACCGGCACCGTCACCCCGCGCAAGGGCCACGCGGTGCTGGTCGAGGCGCTGGCAGGGCTTGCGCAGATGCCTTGGACCGCCCGCTTCGTCGGCAGCCTGGACCGCGACCCCGCCTGTGCGGCTCGCCTGCGCAGCCAGATCGCGGCGGCCGGGCTCGCCGGGCGCATCGCGCTGACCGGCGCGGTCGACGACGACGCGCTGCACCGGCACTACGCCCAGGCCGACCTGTTCGTGCTGGCCTCGCACTACGAGGGTTACGGCATGGTCTTCGCCGAGGCACTGGCCGCCGGCCTGCCGGTGGTGGCGGCCGCCGGCGGCGCGGTGCCCGACCTGGTGCCGGCCGATGCCGGCATCCTGGTGGCGCCCGGCGACGCCTCAGCACTGCGCGATGCGGTCGCCGCCCTGCTGGCCGACCCGGCGCTGGCGGAGCGGCTGGCCGCGGCGGCACGTCGGGCCGGCGCCCGCCTGCCGCGCTGGCCGGACACCGCCGGCATCGTCCGCGCCGTGCTGGAGCGGGGTCGGGCGACCGGTTCAGCGCCGACTGGCTGGCGCTGCGCGAACCCGCCGACATGCGCGCCCGCAACGTCGGCCTCGCCGGCATGGTGCGCGACACGTTCGCCAAACGAGAGCGCATCGCGGTCTGCGACCTCGGCGCCGGCACCGGCTCGTCGGTACGCGCGCTGGCCGACCTGCTGCCGCAGCGCCAGGACTGGCTACTGCTCGACCACGACCCGGCGCTGCTGGCGGCGGCGCCGCGGCGCCTGTCGGCCTGGGCCGACCGGGCGGACGCCGACGGCGAGGCGCTGCGGCTGGCCAGGGGAGAGCGTCAGCTGCGGGTGA
- a CDS encoding HEAT repeat domain-containing protein produces the protein MEVRERPPEWRYQRQFLYEEGVVTQARRPDLLRPVTPKLLDDDQVRQFLANGYLLLQPELPAEFHQDLYRRFDRIIGSDNDDNPGNNLLPLVPELQLVFDDPVVKGALTSVLGDGYLMHPHRVLHDNPPGSDAQVWHHDSYWGYKRKVHNHHPWWVMIMYYPQAIFEQIGPTGVIPGSQCIAQRLEDIEQLGRCAEGPAGTCMMIHYDIWHRKMKNFTDLKRFMVKFEFIRMQRPSGVTWDSAEDEWRDPARLPDYAMRPVWRAHWHWLGGRTLAPATGGAGTLDAALAGLDADNNHDRAQAVAAVAALGSAAAPATDRLVGLLGDDSEVVGLDAAYTLAALGEAAVGPLVAALRGDDGVNVDDARCFIDEGQKSELEMVARNAAHGLAAIGRPAQAALLDCAADGGPRVRKYACFALGELDSDDDAVIDALVAGCADAEPAVRLNAVEALGLKQGTDRAALALAAALSDDDDEVRFNAALALARLGPAGDPAVPALKQALTDGNRYTMGYAVEALDRIGTPAALAVLLPFLRLSRWCPLTTRENLF, from the coding sequence ATGGAAGTCCGCGAACGCCCGCCGGAATGGCGTTACCAGCGTCAGTTCCTCTACGAGGAGGGCGTGGTCACGCAGGCGCGCCGGCCGGACCTGCTGCGGCCGGTCACGCCGAAGCTGCTCGACGATGACCAGGTGCGCCAGTTCCTCGCCAACGGCTACCTGCTGCTGCAGCCGGAGCTGCCGGCGGAGTTCCACCAGGACCTGTACCGCCGCTTCGACCGGATCATCGGTTCGGACAACGACGACAACCCCGGCAACAACCTGCTGCCGCTGGTGCCCGAGCTGCAGCTGGTGTTCGACGACCCGGTGGTGAAGGGCGCGCTGACCAGCGTGCTGGGCGACGGCTACCTGATGCATCCGCACCGGGTGCTGCACGACAACCCGCCGGGCAGCGACGCCCAGGTCTGGCACCACGACAGCTACTGGGGCTACAAGCGCAAGGTGCACAACCATCACCCGTGGTGGGTGATGATCATGTACTACCCGCAGGCGATCTTCGAGCAGATCGGGCCGACCGGCGTCATCCCCGGCAGCCAGTGCATCGCCCAGCGGCTGGAGGACATCGAGCAGCTCGGCCGCTGCGCCGAGGGCCCGGCCGGCACCTGCATGATGATCCACTACGACATCTGGCACCGGAAGATGAAGAACTTCACCGACCTGAAGCGGTTCATGGTGAAGTTCGAGTTCATCCGCATGCAGCGCCCGTCCGGCGTGACCTGGGACAGCGCGGAGGACGAGTGGCGGGATCCGGCCCGCCTGCCCGACTATGCGATGCGCCCGGTCTGGCGCGCCCACTGGCACTGGCTCGGCGGGCGAACGCTGGCGCCGGCGACCGGCGGCGCGGGCACGCTCGACGCGGCCCTGGCCGGGCTCGACGCCGACAACAACCACGACCGCGCCCAGGCGGTCGCCGCGGTGGCGGCGCTGGGCAGCGCGGCGGCGCCGGCGACGGACCGGCTGGTCGGGCTGCTCGGCGACGACAGCGAGGTGGTCGGCCTCGACGCCGCCTATACCCTGGCGGCGCTGGGCGAGGCGGCGGTCGGGCCGCTGGTCGCCGCCCTGCGCGGCGACGACGGCGTCAACGTCGACGACGCCCGCTGCTTCATCGACGAGGGCCAGAAGAGCGAGCTGGAGATGGTGGCGCGCAACGCGGCGCACGGGCTTGCCGCCATCGGCCGGCCGGCGCAGGCGGCCCTGCTCGACTGCGCCGCCGACGGCGGGCCGCGGGTACGCAAATACGCCTGCTTCGCCCTGGGCGAGTTGGACAGCGACGACGACGCGGTGATCGACGCGCTGGTCGCCGGCTGCGCCGATGCGGAACCCGCCGTGCGGCTGAACGCGGTCGAGGCGCTAGGCCTGAAGCAGGGCACCGACCGCGCCGCGCTGGCCTTGGCCGCGGCGCTGTCCGACGACGACGACGAGGTGCGGTTCAACGCGGCGCTGGCGCTGGCGCGGCTCGGCCCGGCGGGCGACCCGGCGGTGCCGGCGCTGAAGCAGGCGCTGACCGACGGCAACCGCTACACCATGGGCTACGCCGTCGAGGCGCTGGACCGGATCGGCACGCCGGCCGCGCTGGCCGTGCTGCTGCCGTTCCTCAGGCTCTCCCGCTGGTGTCCGCTGACGACGCGGGAGAACCTGTTCTGA
- a CDS encoding HlyD family efflux transporter periplasmic adaptor subunit, protein MSRTNRLVIALAVVAAAAAAGWWWLNDGNGLPDYIGSGNGRIEAEQVTVATRVPGRVDDVLVEEGDSVAAGQVLALMDTAELDASLARAQADIAYQREVAAQAEAAIAQRESELHLAEQELERAVALLEKGFISRQAYDQREAAVETARAALRAAEAALASAERAVDAADAEAARIETQIDDAILTAPRDGRVQYRLAEPGEVLGAGGPVLTLLDLSNVTMTVFLPTDQVGRVAMGAEARIVLDAAPDYVIPATVSFIAAEAQFTPREVETRSEREKLMFRVKVRIAPDLLRAHADQVKTGLPGEAFIMLAPGGDWPEALAVRLPAAGS, encoded by the coding sequence GTGAGCAGGACCAACAGGCTGGTGATCGCGTTGGCCGTCGTGGCAGCGGCGGCCGCCGCCGGATGGTGGTGGCTGAACGACGGCAACGGCCTGCCCGACTACATCGGCTCCGGCAACGGCCGCATCGAGGCCGAGCAGGTGACCGTCGCCACCCGCGTCCCCGGCCGGGTCGACGACGTGCTGGTCGAAGAGGGCGACAGCGTCGCCGCCGGCCAGGTGCTGGCGCTGATGGACACCGCCGAGCTGGACGCCAGCCTGGCCAGGGCACAGGCGGACATCGCCTATCAGCGCGAGGTCGCCGCGCAGGCTGAGGCCGCGATCGCCCAGCGCGAGAGCGAGCTGCATCTCGCCGAGCAGGAGCTGGAGCGCGCCGTGGCGCTGCTGGAGAAGGGCTTCATCAGCCGCCAGGCCTACGACCAGCGCGAGGCGGCAGTGGAGACCGCGCGCGCCGCGCTGCGTGCCGCAGAGGCCGCCCTGGCCAGCGCCGAGCGCGCGGTGGATGCGGCCGACGCCGAGGCCGCGCGGATCGAGACCCAGATCGACGACGCCATCCTGACCGCGCCGCGCGACGGCCGGGTGCAGTACCGGCTGGCCGAGCCGGGCGAGGTGCTGGGCGCCGGCGGCCCGGTATTGACGCTGCTCGACCTCAGCAACGTCACCATGACCGTGTTCCTGCCCACCGATCAGGTCGGCCGGGTGGCGATGGGCGCCGAGGCCCGCATCGTGCTGGACGCCGCGCCGGACTACGTGATCCCGGCCACCGTCTCGTTCATCGCCGCCGAGGCCCAGTTCACCCCGCGCGAGGTGGAAACCCGCAGCGAGCGCGAGAAGCTGATGTTCCGGGTCAAGGTCCGCATCGCGCCGGACCTGCTGCGCGCCCATGCCGACCAGGTGAAGACCGGCCTGCCCGGCGAGGCGTTCATCATGCTCGCGCCGGGCGGCGACTGGCCCGAGGCGCTGGCGGTGCGGCTGCCCGCCGCCGGGTCGTGA